The segment ATGGAAGCCGGGGAATGAACCGGGCTACTTCCGGAATTAGTGCACGACATCCTTCGCCTGGGCGAATTGCGATGCTATTAGGCTAACGGGTGTGAAGCGGCGGAACGGCATCTTGGGCCGCGAGTCACCAGGCTCTCGAATGCAAAGCAGAGGCTACGGCGGCAATTATTTCGGTGAATACGGGATCCACTTTGTTTCAAGGGTCTTTGTATCCTGGACTTCCACCGCGTTTGCGGAGACCACAAGCACGGTGAAAATATTCTCGAAAATGTCCCCTTTTGAAACAAGAAAGACGTTGGAATGGTGGGAGATGACTGCCTGGGTCCCGGCATCCTTTTTATCAATAAAGCCGATGAGCGCGAGGTTTGAGAAGTCGTTTCCCGGCACGGCCGCCGGCGGATCGATGACTGCTGCCAACGTCTGGTTTGGCGGTGTGGCCAGGCGCTTCATTTTCGCGCTTTGGGTCCTTGTTTCGAACCTGAACAGATTTCGTATCACGCGTGGCGCAGCAGGGCGGGGCTTGAGCTCAATTCGGATTCCTGGTCGTTGCGCGTAAACGTCAAACACCGGGTAGCCTTCAAGATCAGCCACCACCCGAACCATTGAAGGATTACCCTGACCCCACTGCCCCACCCGAACCCTTTTCAGGACCGGCGAGTTCACCTGATAAATTTCCTGGCTGCTTGTATTGCGCGCATCTCGCAGGTCGATGACCAGACGGAATGGATTTGCGAGCTGAAACACGCGATAAGGAACCGAACGTGAGCTTGCAATGTCAATCGTGGTCTCGCCCTTGTTGTCCGGCTGGATAGAAATACCAGACACCAACGCGAGAGTTTCATGCCCCTTGTGTCTGGGGGGCGTCAGGTCTGGCTCGGCGACAGGAACAAGCCGGTCGTGTGGTGGCAAAACAGGGGCTGTGAGGCTGGCTGAGAGGTCTTTAAACCGATGCACTTGAAAGAATGTGTCGGGTGGGGGATCGTCCTGAGCCGATTGCCGAAGAGGCGCGCCGTGATGACTGGAAGGTTTTGCCTCCACCCCTTTTACATTGTGCTGTTGTCCCGCCTCTCCAACTCGAGGTTTGAGTTCGACACGGATTCCAGATTCGTACGGTATGACGCTGAAAGCAGGGTTGCCTTTCAGGTCAGCAACAACTCGAAAAACTGCCGGATTGCTTTTCCACTGGCCTGTGCGTACCCGCTCGAGGAGATGGGAACGGGATGAATATTCGGCCTTCAAGTCCGCCTTATGAGCGCCCTTGAGGTCCACTACCAGGCGGTCAGGGCCGGACAGTTGCATTGTCTGGTAAGGCACGCTCCGAGTAAGGGAGATGTCGATGGTGACGGTGCCGCCCGGCGCGTCATGGATGGATATTCCACGGACCTCCGGCAGATTCGCAGAGTTCTCTGACGCCAGCTCCCGGCTAACCGGCAGCATCAGCCCCACTGCCGCGAGCAGCAATATCAGCGTAGTTGCTGTTTTTGGCGAGATTGTGGACATGCGCATCTCCATCGCCAGACAATACCTCACACCCATCTGAAAACGAGGTCCGGATTCGCGGATGTACGGAGCTAGCGACAACTATAGCGGGCAGGAATCGGAGTGTCAAGCAGAGGACCCGTCGCATGATAATTGACTTGAAAAATAAGTCAGGAGCTTGATTTCCCAAGCATAACAACCGTCCGGACGCGCATCGATGCGATCTTTAAAACAAACTCGGTCTTGTTCTGTATCCCAGCGATTTGAACGCTGCGCGTATAAGCTTGCGATCCGGTCGGCTTCGAAGAGCTTTGGCTGATCTCGTCGTGCAATCACGAGCCCGTTTGTGTCTGTAGCTGTTCAAGCATTGCTGACCAACAATAATTTGATTAACTAGCACGAATTAAATAAGCAGCCCATTTTCACATAGAAATCCGGACCTCAAATTACTCTCCTTCCTTTCAGTCGATCACCTGGTCGAGGACCTGTCCCACTGCGCGGTGGGCTTCCAGGACGGCGGTCTTGTGGTCCGGGGTCGCCGAA is part of the Acidobacteriota bacterium genome and harbors:
- a CDS encoding AMIN domain-containing protein, which translates into the protein MGVRYCLAMEMRMSTISPKTATTLILLLAAVGLMLPVSRELASENSANLPEVRGISIHDAPGGTVTIDISLTRSVPYQTMQLSGPDRLVVDLKGAHKADLKAEYSSRSHLLERVRTGQWKSNPAVFRVVADLKGNPAFSVIPYESGIRVELKPRVGEAGQQHNVKGVEAKPSSHHGAPLRQSAQDDPPPDTFFQVHRFKDLSASLTAPVLPPHDRLVPVAEPDLTPPRHKGHETLALVSGISIQPDNKGETTIDIASSRSVPYRVFQLANPFRLVIDLRDARNTSSQEIYQVNSPVLKRVRVGQWGQGNPSMVRVVADLEGYPVFDVYAQRPGIRIELKPRPAAPRVIRNLFRFETRTQSAKMKRLATPPNQTLAAVIDPPAAVPGNDFSNLALIGFIDKKDAGTQAVISHHSNVFLVSKGDIFENIFTVLVVSANAVEVQDTKTLETKWIPYSPK